The Agromyces mariniharenae genome includes a window with the following:
- a CDS encoding FtsW/RodA/SpoVE family cell cycle protein, whose product MTDAAGRTAEAPRSGGPPTASVRRIRLPQKLRNMELWLLVVACIINSAAIVLVQLGAMGRIDTQLVLLGAGLSALVFGLHIAMRFVARDADPFLLPIATVLNGLGIAMIYRIDIANGEGGWESASVRQIVWSAIAIVAAIATMLLIRNHRVLFRYTYLSGLIAIVLLLLPLVPGIGREVSGARVWIGVGDFATFQPGEIAKIALAVFFAGYLVRNRDSLSMVGTKFLGMQFPRARDLGPLLVVWALSMAVIVFQRDLGTALLYFGLFLVMLYVATSRLSWVVLGLTLFIGGALVASQTLDYVSNRFANWLDPFSPDRFDQEFGGSYQLVQGLFGLANGGLIGTGWGQGRPDITPVPQSDYIIASLGEELGLAGIFAILALYVLLVARGFRIGFAGQDDFGKLLGVGLAFVIALQVFIVVGGVTRVIPLTGLTTPFLAAGGSSLVANWIIVALLLRLSDTVRNHPRLVIDG is encoded by the coding sequence TTGACTGACGCCGCAGGACGCACGGCGGAGGCACCCCGCTCGGGCGGGCCGCCCACCGCATCCGTGCGTCGCATCCGCCTGCCGCAGAAGCTGCGCAACATGGAGCTCTGGCTCCTCGTCGTGGCGTGCATCATCAACTCCGCTGCGATCGTGCTCGTGCAGCTCGGCGCCATGGGCCGCATCGACACGCAGCTCGTGCTGCTCGGCGCCGGCCTCTCGGCGCTCGTGTTCGGCCTGCACATCGCGATGCGCTTCGTCGCCCGCGACGCCGACCCGTTCCTGCTGCCGATCGCCACCGTGCTCAACGGACTCGGCATCGCGATGATCTACCGCATCGACATCGCCAACGGCGAGGGCGGCTGGGAGAGCGCGTCGGTGCGCCAGATCGTCTGGAGCGCGATCGCGATCGTGGCCGCCATCGCCACGATGCTGCTGATCCGCAACCACCGCGTGCTGTTCCGCTACACCTACCTCTCGGGTCTCATCGCCATCGTGCTGCTCCTGCTGCCGCTCGTGCCCGGCATTGGTCGCGAGGTGAGCGGCGCGCGCGTGTGGATCGGCGTGGGCGACTTCGCCACCTTCCAGCCCGGCGAGATCGCGAAGATCGCGCTCGCGGTGTTCTTCGCCGGCTACCTCGTGCGCAACCGCGACTCACTGTCGATGGTGGGCACGAAGTTCCTCGGCATGCAGTTCCCGCGCGCCCGCGACCTCGGTCCGCTGCTCGTCGTCTGGGCCCTGTCGATGGCCGTCATCGTGTTCCAGCGCGACCTCGGCACCGCCCTCCTCTACTTCGGGCTGTTCCTCGTGATGCTCTACGTCGCCACCAGCCGCCTGTCGTGGGTCGTGCTCGGACTCACGCTGTTCATCGGCGGCGCACTGGTGGCGAGCCAGACGCTCGACTACGTGAGCAACCGCTTCGCGAACTGGCTCGACCCGTTCAGCCCCGACCGCTTCGACCAGGAGTTCGGCGGCAGCTACCAGCTCGTGCAGGGGCTGTTCGGCCTCGCGAACGGCGGCCTCATCGGCACCGGCTGGGGACAGGGCCGGCCCGACATCACGCCGGTCCCGCAGAGCGACTACATCATCGCGAGCCTCGGCGAGGAGCTCGGGCTGGCCGGCATCTTCGCGATCCTCGCGCTCTACGTGCTGCTCGTCGCGCGCGGGTTCCGCATCGGCTTCGCCGGCCAGGACGACTTCGGCAAGCTCCTCGGCGTCGGACTCGCGTTCGTCATCGCCCTGCAGGTCTTCATCGTGGTGGGCGGCGTCACCCGTGTCATCCCGCTGACGGGCCTGACCACGCCGTTCCTGGCTGCGGGCGGTTCGTCGCTCGTCGCGAACTGGATCATCGTCGCGCTGCTGCTCAGGCTGTCCGACACCGTGCGCAACCATCCGAGGCTGGTGATCGACGGATGA
- a CDS encoding peptidoglycan D,D-transpeptidase FtsI family protein gives MNRELKRVTIVVLLMFLTLFVSTTVIQYAQAEALAADPRNSRTLYESYSVERGPILVGGEPIAFSQPSDDVYKFQRVYPNGPLFAPVTGYIPVNGEATGLERSLNDYLSGQSSSQFFDSLNRIISGQDPMGASVEVAIDPVAQQAAWDALGDYTGAVILTEPATGRILAMVTKPTYDPNSLAVHDSEQVQATFDGLLADPSDPLFNRATGGDMNPPGSTFKLVVTAAALESGRYTPESTFPNPASLTLPGTDAVVRNSGGGTCGPGAEVTLADALRLSCNIPMAELGMELGDAAIRDQAEKFGFNSEFVIPNLTEVSTYPRVLDEPQTALTAFGQGDVRATPMQMAMVSAAIANGGIVMNPNLVDAITAPDFTPLQEFEPAEFGRAISEETANTMVQMMVNGVENGAASNARIDGVSVAGKTGTAENGESDPYTLWFTGFAPADNPQYAITVLVEDGGGLGQEGYGNLIAAPIAKQVLEAVLNT, from the coding sequence ATGAACCGCGAACTCAAGCGCGTCACGATCGTCGTGCTGCTCATGTTCCTCACGCTCTTCGTGTCGACGACGGTCATCCAGTACGCCCAGGCCGAGGCCCTCGCCGCGGACCCGCGCAACTCGCGCACGCTCTACGAGAGCTACTCGGTCGAGCGCGGCCCGATCCTGGTCGGCGGCGAGCCGATCGCGTTCTCGCAGCCGTCCGACGACGTCTACAAGTTCCAGCGCGTCTACCCGAATGGCCCGCTGTTCGCGCCCGTGACCGGGTACATCCCCGTCAACGGCGAGGCGACCGGCCTCGAGCGCTCGCTCAACGACTACCTGAGCGGGCAGAGCTCGAGCCAGTTCTTCGACTCGCTCAACCGCATCATCTCCGGCCAGGACCCGATGGGGGCGTCCGTGGAGGTCGCCATCGACCCCGTCGCGCAGCAGGCCGCATGGGACGCGCTCGGCGACTACACGGGCGCGGTCATCCTCACCGAGCCGGCGACCGGACGCATCCTCGCCATGGTGACGAAGCCGACGTACGACCCCAACTCGCTCGCGGTGCACGACAGCGAGCAGGTGCAGGCGACGTTCGACGGCCTGCTCGCCGACCCGAGCGACCCGCTGTTCAACCGCGCGACCGGCGGCGACATGAACCCCCCCGGATCGACGTTCAAGCTCGTCGTCACCGCCGCGGCCCTCGAGTCCGGGCGCTACACGCCCGAGTCGACGTTCCCGAACCCTGCGTCGCTCACGCTTCCCGGCACCGACGCGGTCGTGCGGAACTCAGGCGGTGGCACCTGCGGCCCCGGCGCCGAGGTCACGCTGGCCGACGCGCTGCGACTCTCGTGCAACATCCCGATGGCCGAGCTCGGCATGGAGCTCGGCGACGCCGCCATCCGCGACCAGGCCGAGAAGTTCGGCTTCAACTCCGAGTTCGTCATCCCCAACCTCACCGAGGTGAGCACCTATCCCCGCGTGCTCGACGAGCCGCAGACCGCGCTGACCGCGTTCGGACAGGGCGACGTGCGCGCGACGCCGATGCAGATGGCGATGGTCTCCGCGGCGATCGCCAACGGCGGCATCGTGATGAACCCCAACCTCGTCGACGCCATCACGGCTCCCGACTTCACGCCGCTGCAGGAGTTCGAGCCCGCGGAATTCGGCCGTGCGATCAGCGAGGAGACGGCGAACACCATGGTGCAGATGATGGTGAACGGCGTCGAGAACGGGGCCGCGAGTAATGCAAGAATAGACGGCGTCAGCGTGGCCGGTAAGACGGGTACAGCAGAGAACGGAGAGAGTGACCCCTACACTCTCTGGTTCACAGGTTTTGCCCCCGCCGACAACCCTCAGTATGCGATCACGGTACTCGTGGAGGATGGCGGGGGACTTGGTCAGGAGGGGTACGGCAATCTCATCGCCGCACCCATCGCAAAGCAGGTACTAGAGGCGGTGCTGAACACATGA